Below is a window of bacterium DNA.
TAGAGCGGTACCAGGCGCGCGCGCCTTCGCACGATGCCGATCGCAAGATCGTCCAACTTGCTCCCTCGAAGTGCTGCGTCTCCCTGCGCGCCTGTCAGCAGGATCACGGGCAGTCGGGTCGAAGGGTGGCTCATGTCGGCGATCCGCCGTTCGTCGATGATGAGAAGCTGCGGTGCCGGGAGATCTTGGGCCTCTTCCTGGCCGCTGGGCTCGCGCTCGGAAACAAGGTTGTAGCCGAGACGCTTGAGTGCGGCCTGTACGCCCGGCGCAAAAGCCCGGTTGGGTGCATCCACAGCGATCGTTACTCGTCGTCGCTCCTGGTCCGGAGCCGGCGGGAGGACTCGAGTTCCCATTCCCATCGATTGTGTATCGGATATCGGCGGCCAAGGTTGAGGGGGTCCCCGCCAGGCGTTGTCAGCGCCCCTTGAAGACCGGTGGCCGCTTTTCGAGGAAGGCCCGGGGCCCT
It encodes the following:
- a CDS encoding PilZ domain-containing protein, giving the protein MGTRVLPPAPDQERRRVTIAVDAPNRAFAPGVQAALKRLGYNLVSEREPSGQEEAQDLPAPQLLIIDERRIADMSHPSTRLPVILLTGAQGDAALRGSKLDDLAIGIVRRRARLVPLYELLQTTFESQPRSVPRVEDALPARATRDGVSWPGAIRSISEKGCLLQSSEVLEDDQPVELCFPLANQGLVHILAMASYQAGDRTGLVFDETISEETRRALSEYVTDRLAN